One Helicobacter ganmani genomic region harbors:
- the atpD gene encoding F0F1 ATP synthase subunit beta → MVGKIIQVMGPVVDVDFDSYLPAINEALDIDFAVDGRNHKLVLEVAAHIGDNRVRAIAMDMTEGLTRGEKVVARGNPITVPVGEQVLGRIFNVIGEVVDGGEELKNPEKWSIHRTAPSFEDQSTKTEMFETGIKVVDLLAPYSKGGKVGLFGGAGVGKTVVIMELIHNVAFKHSGYSVFAGVGERTREGNDLYHEMKESGVLDKVALCYGQMNEPPGARNRIAFTGLTMAEYFRDEKGLDVLMFIDNIFRYAQSGSEMSALLGRIPSAVGYQPTLASEMGKLQERITSTKKGSITSVQAVYVPADDLTDPAPASVFAHLDATTVLNRKIAEKGIYPAVDPLDSTSRILDPQVVGEEHYKVATSVQQVLQKYKDLQDIIAILGMDELSEEDKKVVERARKIEKFLSQPFFVAEVFTGSPGKYVTLQETLEGFKGILEGKYDHIPENAFYMVGNINEVLEKAEKMKANA, encoded by the coding sequence ATGGTAGGAAAAATCATTCAAGTAATGGGTCCTGTTGTAGATGTAGATTTTGATTCTTATCTACCAGCAATCAATGAGGCGTTAGATATTGATTTCGCAGTAGATGGGCGGAATCACAAATTAGTTTTAGAAGTTGCAGCACATATTGGAGATAATAGAGTGCGTGCAATTGCTATGGATATGACAGAAGGACTTACAAGAGGTGAGAAAGTTGTTGCAAGAGGTAATCCTATTACTGTGCCAGTAGGTGAGCAGGTTTTAGGAAGAATTTTCAATGTAATTGGTGAAGTAGTAGATGGAGGAGAAGAACTAAAAAATCCTGAAAAATGGTCTATCCACAGAACAGCTCCAAGCTTTGAAGACCAAAGCACAAAAACAGAAATGTTTGAAACAGGCATCAAAGTGGTTGATTTGCTTGCTCCTTATTCTAAAGGTGGTAAAGTTGGACTTTTTGGTGGTGCAGGTGTTGGTAAAACCGTCGTTATTATGGAGTTGATTCACAATGTTGCTTTTAAACATAGTGGTTATTCTGTATTTGCAGGTGTTGGTGAAAGAACACGCGAAGGAAATGATCTTTATCACGAAATGAAAGAATCGGGAGTTTTGGATAAAGTTGCCTTGTGCTATGGTCAGATGAATGAACCACCAGGTGCAAGAAATAGAATCGCATTTACAGGTTTAACAATGGCAGAATATTTCCGTGATGAAAAAGGATTAGACGTTCTTATGTTTATTGATAATATTTTCCGTTATGCGCAAAGTGGTTCAGAAATGTCGGCACTTCTTGGGAGAATCCCTTCTGCTGTTGGTTATCAACCCACATTGGCAAGCGAAATGGGTAAATTGCAAGAACGTATTACTTCCACCAAAAAAGGTTCTATTACTTCTGTTCAAGCAGTTTATGTGCCAGCAGATGACTTGACTGACCCAGCACCAGCTTCCGTATTTGCTCACCTTGATGCAACAACGGTGTTAAATAGAAAGATTGCTGAAAAAGGAATTTATCCTGCGGTAGATCCGTTAGATTCTACTTCTAGGATTCTTGACCCTCAAGTAGTTGGTGAAGAGCATTATAAAGTTGCAACAAGTGTGCAACAAGTGCTTCAAAAATATAAAGATTTGCAAGATATTATTGCTATTTTGGGTATGGATGAGCTTTCAGAAGAGGATAAAAAAGTCGTTGAAAGAGCAAGAAAGATTGAAAAATTCCTATCTCAACCATTCTTTGTTGCGGAAGTATTTACAGGAAGTCCGGGTAAATATGTTACTCTTCAAGAAACATTGGAAGGCTTTAAAGGTATCTTAGAGGGCAAATATGATCATATTCCAGAAAATGCTTTTTATATGGTTGGCAACATTAATGAGGTCCTTGAAAAAGCGGAGAAAATGAAAGCTAATGCCTAA
- the atpC gene encoding ATP synthase F1 subunit epsilon, giving the protein METLKLDIVTPEGKIFSNDVKSVTLPGSEGEFGVLPGHVGVVTTLSAGVIEIEKKDNKKEIVAINWGYAKVDEKSVDVLVEGAVDINGNSEGEIAQAIANAKKLLEESTDNNVAVSMVVSRIENTAKSSL; this is encoded by the coding sequence ATGGAAACCTTAAAATTAGATATTGTAACTCCAGAGGGCAAGATTTTTTCCAATGATGTCAAAAGCGTTACACTCCCCGGTAGTGAGGGAGAGTTTGGCGTTTTACCCGGACACGTTGGAGTTGTAACTACACTTAGTGCGGGTGTAATTGAAATTGAAAAGAAAGACAATAAAAAAGAAATTGTTGCGATTAATTGGGGTTATGCAAAGGTAGATGAAAAAAGTGTTGATGTCTTAGTTGAAGGGGCGGTAGATATTAACGGAAACAGTGAAGGTGAAATTGCGCAAGCAATTGCAAATGCGAAAAAACTCTTGGAAGAATCAACAGACAATAATGTTGCAGTTTCAATGGTAGTTTCTCGCATTGAAAATACTGCAAAGAGTTCTCTGTGA
- a CDS encoding MotA/TolQ/ExbB proton channel family protein — MNLTTLLSDYGVTAIVVLVWLSLYFILVVWTFVYRYLVLNIALNNEKKCLEVLLSGRNALPKNSLLGSNLIGIDKKLTEPMLQYSLDKAIKDATIGLTFLGIVASTAPFIGLFGTVVEILEAFSKLGTNSKATLDVIAPVISKALVATAAGILTAVPAYSFNLFLKRKVFELNTYLQLQINVLISPKTNL, encoded by the coding sequence GTGAATCTAACCACTTTGCTAAGTGACTATGGTGTTACAGCCATAGTTGTTTTGGTTTGGCTCTCTTTATATTTTATCTTAGTGGTTTGGACTTTTGTTTATCGTTATCTTGTGCTAAATATAGCATTAAATAATGAAAAAAAATGTCTTGAAGTTTTATTGAGTGGGCGCAATGCCTTACCAAAAAATTCGCTTTTGGGTTCTAATCTCATCGGTATTGATAAAAAACTAACAGAACCAATGTTGCAATATTCGCTTGACAAAGCCATTAAAGACGCAACGATTGGTTTAACCTTTCTTGGAATCGTAGCTTCTACTGCGCCTTTTATTGGATTATTTGGCACAGTGGTTGAAATTTTAGAAGCTTTTTCTAAGCTAGGAACAAACTCCAAAGCGACTTTAGATGTGATAGCCCCAGTAATTTCTAAAGCACTTGTTGCAACTGCTGCTGGGATTCTGACTGCAGTTCCAGCTTATTCTTTTAATTTATTTTTAAAACGCAAAGTCTTTGAATTGAACACTTATTTGCAATTACAGATTAATGTATTAATCTCTCCAAAAACAAATTTATAA
- a CDS encoding biopolymer transporter ExbD: MKTHYNWDETPDLNITPLVDIMLVLLAILMVTAPVIVYQEEIALPQGSKSAKMQEDSKIEIRMDLKRNIYLKDDILTFDSFPDAFIMFANAYDKNTQVYIRADKNLKYDDVIYVLKIAKQTGFTRVSLVTDG; encoded by the coding sequence GTGAAAACACATTATAATTGGGACGAGACGCCAGATTTAAATATTACACCATTGGTAGATATTATGCTTGTGCTCTTGGCTATTCTTATGGTAACCGCTCCTGTGATTGTTTATCAAGAAGAGATTGCTTTGCCGCAGGGCTCAAAAAGTGCAAAGATGCAAGAAGATTCCAAAATTGAAATTCGTATGGATTTGAAACGTAATATTTATCTTAAAGATGATATTTTGACTTTTGATAGTTTTCCAGATGCATTTATTATGTTTGCAAATGCCTATGATAAGAATACACAAGTTTATATTAGAGCGGATAAGAATCTTAAATATGATGATGTTATCTATGTATTAAAAATTGCAAAACAAACAGGCTTTACAAGGGTTTCACTCGTTACTGATGGCTAG
- a CDS encoding energy transducer TonB, whose product MARIILFFGSGGIAIFSYALIIVFLIWQFSVVQKSPKAYAAYKETTFSIDLIEETKPKPTIKVAQKKVEKKVENIPIKKESASRSANVGVGINELFKQVDSKMPVKKESLKPQSQNDKVAKKKKANETSQSEELSNELEKIMSNLDTQKTLSFVTPKGEYDAFYAKVQEILAQNWNPIRTLQEHKAEVQITINSLGQFSYSIIQLSGNLDFDKALQEFLDIMRTQEFPRFEGGAQTKIMVTFKTEV is encoded by the coding sequence ATGGCTAGAATCATTTTATTTTTTGGAAGCGGTGGAATCGCTATTTTCAGCTATGCGTTGATAATTGTATTCTTGATATGGCAGTTTAGCGTAGTGCAAAAATCGCCTAAAGCTTATGCTGCTTACAAAGAAACAACTTTTAGCATTGATTTAATTGAAGAGACAAAGCCAAAGCCTACTATCAAAGTTGCTCAAAAAAAAGTTGAAAAAAAAGTTGAAAATATTCCAATCAAAAAAGAAAGTGCCTCTAGGAGTGCAAATGTTGGTGTAGGGATTAATGAACTTTTTAAACAAGTGGATTCCAAAATGCCTGTTAAAAAGGAATCATTGAAACCTCAAAGTCAAAATGACAAAGTTGCAAAAAAGAAAAAGGCAAATGAAACTTCTCAAAGTGAAGAATTAAGTAATGAGCTAGAAAAGATTATGTCCAACCTAGATACTCAAAAAACTTTAAGTTTTGTTACTCCTAAGGGTGAATATGATGCGTTTTATGCTAAAGTTCAGGAAATTTTGGCACAGAATTGGAATCCCATTCGCACTTTGCAAGAGCATAAGGCAGAAGTGCAAATCACCATTAATTCGCTAGGGCAATTTTCTTATTCTATTATTCAATTATCTGGGAATTTAGATTTTGATAAAGCATTGCAAGAGTTTTTGGATATAATGCGCACGCAAGAATTTCCACGCTTTGAAGGTGGAGCTCAAACCAAAATAATGGTAACTTTTAAAACCGAGGTGTAA